The following coding sequences lie in one Niabella agricola genomic window:
- a CDS encoding helix-turn-helix domain-containing protein, which yields MSLFKTFFPLPFVIMSQYRNDELLTGIAIVAKQLREKLGLSQEEVVNDIKIKTDISIHIGRIETAVGNISISNLSLLCEYYNIPLSKFMAKVEESVKKTKR from the coding sequence ATGTCATTGTTTAAAACTTTTTTTCCGCTTCCCTTTGTAATCATGAGTCAATATCGGAATGACGAACTATTAACAGGCATTGCTATCGTGGCAAAGCAGCTTCGGGAAAAGCTCGGACTTAGCCAGGAGGAGGTTGTCAACGATATAAAAATCAAAACCGATATCTCTATTCATATAGGCCGAATAGAAACCGCTGTTGGAAATATTTCTATTAGTAACCTAAGCCTGCTTTGCGAATATTATAATATTCCTCTTTCAAAATTTATGGCAAAAGTTGAAGAGTCTGTGAAAAAGACAAAAAGGTAA
- a CDS encoding glycoside hydrolase family 9 protein: MNPILKPLLATLAALFCTHVLLAQPDPKLKQELLQTGYIHQSLLPLDPSKGFEAMGIKKKVLHTVMLCDMEDIGVWTHKGIGSIRQTAERSKSGKYSLRLAAPATSPTLPDWGLGRGTCLASFNVGGANWEKYNRLKFYIYPDCEGARSIYLNLYVENDGVTKVPDKYGREGYHEINLKNGEWNECFVEMTGLARDKVTKISFAIETFGKELTMGDSLKFDVDAVELQTVDNPETVRGWTPARDRIIFSTSGYRVGSEKSAIINVTGNPAAFQVKDAQTGRVVYTGKVREQQTNIGSFRTADFSDLKTEGQYIIQAGTVQTMPFYIHKDVWDNSAWRMINFLYAERCGYPVPGKHGACHTDLHADFEGKTIPINGGWHDAADMSQQTLQTGEISLSLFEMAARAKEKNNLQLYNRLMEEALWGMDFVMRSRLGNGYRAQTWGTNLWTDRAIGTIDDSARRSVLVFNGALENFLLAGIEAYASQMINNDDALKQNLRKIAIEDFGFALDRFEKLGYAELNKKGGGHAGMASQSQYMANISWAASMLYQLTGEKKYADEAVKAIQYTLQCQRTEPIKDKDGLSGFFYRDLDKRSIVHYTHQSRDYAYMEALAALCETQPKHADYGKWIRSMTLYGTYLKKIMQYVQPYGMVPSGVYHRDEVKDSANFYAVQVGIRSGAGADYKEQYENGIRLDEEHRLRIFPVWFSFKGNGAVSLSTGKAAAICGRILKDKTLMDIAEQQLFWIVGKNPFGQSLIYGEGSNYPQLYTALPGETVGSIPVGMQSYFNEDRPYWTQFNTATYKEVWGAPAARWLMLVAEF; encoded by the coding sequence ATGAACCCGATCCTTAAACCATTGCTCGCCACGCTTGCAGCGTTGTTTTGTACCCATGTGTTATTGGCCCAGCCCGATCCCAAGCTAAAGCAGGAATTGCTCCAGACCGGGTACATCCATCAAAGCCTGTTACCACTGGATCCATCAAAGGGCTTTGAAGCGATGGGTATCAAAAAGAAAGTGTTGCATACGGTGATGCTCTGCGATATGGAAGACATCGGCGTATGGACGCACAAGGGTATTGGCAGCATCCGCCAAACAGCGGAGCGGAGCAAATCCGGCAAATACAGCCTGCGGCTGGCCGCACCGGCAACCTCGCCCACGCTGCCGGATTGGGGCCTGGGAAGGGGCACCTGCCTGGCCTCCTTTAATGTGGGGGGCGCCAATTGGGAAAAATACAACCGGCTTAAATTTTATATCTATCCCGATTGCGAGGGCGCCCGGAGCATTTATTTGAATCTTTATGTAGAAAACGATGGGGTTACAAAGGTTCCGGACAAATACGGGCGGGAGGGCTATCATGAGATCAATCTGAAGAACGGTGAATGGAACGAATGCTTTGTAGAAATGACCGGACTGGCCCGGGATAAGGTGACCAAAATTTCCTTTGCTATTGAGACCTTTGGAAAGGAACTCACCATGGGCGATTCGCTGAAGTTTGATGTGGATGCGGTGGAACTGCAAACCGTAGATAACCCGGAAACCGTGCGCGGCTGGACCCCGGCCCGCGACCGGATCATTTTTTCTACCAGCGGCTACCGGGTGGGTAGCGAAAAATCGGCGATCATTAATGTAACGGGCAACCCGGCTGCCTTCCAGGTAAAAGATGCACAAACCGGTCGCGTGGTGTATACCGGTAAGGTCCGCGAGCAACAAACGAATATCGGTTCCTTCCGGACAGCCGATTTTTCGGATCTAAAAACAGAAGGGCAGTATATCATACAGGCGGGAACAGTGCAAACAATGCCATTTTACATTCATAAAGATGTATGGGATAACTCAGCCTGGCGCATGATTAACTTCCTGTATGCCGAACGCTGCGGTTACCCGGTGCCCGGCAAACATGGGGCTTGTCATACGGATCTGCATGCGGATTTTGAGGGGAAGACAATTCCCATAAACGGCGGCTGGCACGATGCGGCCGATATGTCGCAGCAAACCCTGCAAACGGGGGAGATCTCTTTATCATTATTTGAAATGGCCGCGCGTGCAAAGGAAAAGAACAACTTACAACTGTATAACCGGCTGATGGAAGAAGCCCTTTGGGGAATGGATTTTGTGATGCGCTCCCGCCTGGGCAATGGCTATCGCGCGCAGACCTGGGGCACCAACCTGTGGACTGACCGCGCGATCGGCACCATTGATGATTCTGCACGTCGCTCGGTGCTGGTGTTTAACGGTGCCTTGGAAAACTTCCTGCTTGCCGGTATTGAGGCCTATGCTTCGCAGATGATCAACAATGATGACGCCCTAAAACAGAACCTCCGGAAGATCGCCATTGAAGATTTTGGATTTGCCCTCGACCGGTTTGAAAAACTGGGTTATGCGGAGCTGAATAAAAAGGGCGGTGGTCATGCGGGGATGGCTTCGCAAAGTCAGTATATGGCCAATATCTCCTGGGCCGCGAGTATGCTGTATCAACTTACCGGTGAAAAGAAATATGCTGACGAAGCAGTGAAGGCCATTCAATACACTTTGCAATGTCAACGCACGGAGCCCATAAAGGATAAAGATGGCTTGAGCGGTTTCTTTTACCGCGACCTGGACAAACGTTCCATTGTGCATTATACGCATCAGTCGCGGGACTATGCCTATATGGAAGCCCTGGCGGCACTCTGCGAAACCCAGCCCAAGCATGCAGATTACGGGAAGTGGATCCGTTCAATGACCCTGTATGGAACTTATCTGAAAAAGATCATGCAATATGTACAGCCCTATGGCATGGTGCCCAGCGGCGTGTATCACCGGGATGAGGTAAAAGATTCGGCGAATTTCTATGCCGTGCAGGTCGGAATCCGGAGCGGTGCCGGTGCGGATTATAAAGAGCAATATGAGAATGGTATCAGGCTGGATGAGGAGCACCGGCTGCGTATTTTCCCGGTTTGGTTCTCGTTTAAGGGCAATGGCGCTGTAAGTCTTTCAACAGGAAAAGCCGCTGCTATTTGCGGGCGGATCTTAAAAGATAAAACATTGATGGATATTGCCGAGCAGCAACTGTTCTGGATCGTGGGTAAAAATCCTTTCGGGCAATCATTGATCTATGGAGAAGGCAGTAACTATCCGCAGTTATATACCGCCCTGCCGGGAGAAACGGTAGGTAGCATACCCGTTGGTATGCAATCTTATTTTAATGAAGACCGGCCCTACTGGACGCAATTTAACACGGCTACTTATAAGGAGGTTTGGGGGGCGCCCGCGGCAAGGTGGTTGATGCTGGTGGCGGAGTTTTAG
- a CDS encoding OmpA family protein: MKKRLLLLSFVCLLATMQVVMAQDDVVTSTASTDDPGYPLYQTGFYTGLRGGYLLKNKSLWDNPLYHLGNGMFAEVNGGWRKNAFGWELAVGMLQIKRNHPEMHRFTATAEEVLRGMGNSGQFKNALDSGQAKNDYFTFPESTQQVSAVKDFKGYYLLTGPRLWFGRQKLQGSVYAQGGISMNRFGYYYLKGNGASPDRYTYSYNNTLVSSAPVNEVAIGSPTVGTATANVEGNYEKYGMSSAFYDAYKASGAASPADIKEKNKMQFLARGGASLEFFFSPKVSLSAGVDYWYIPSPEMKGQAASNGTVSGSINLYKTDAASERDMRYSDKYTFTRPYTEKKNLGFLSASLGLKIWLGKKRPVPVNDPPVVVPAQPPADKNLAVKVIDKPTGKPLDGVNIRIEKEGDESVIETMTREDGSIPLQKALATGNYKITGIKNGIKTTEAAVAIADFSAPAATIYRELIHNDIRFTLAGKTINKADMGPLPFIQTSLTNVTRGSAEQKTSDSVGRFYYQLDQQTDYNVIAQNKGYFSNREKVTTKGLNRSEVIYVNLALEVMELKKDASIVLKDIYYDYNKWDIRPDAAAVLDNLVTTLKENPAVKIELSSHTDSRGGDAFNMTLSRKRAESAVRYLVSRGIAADRLKAKGYGESRLLNDCGNDVPCSEEQHQLNRRTEIKVLE; the protein is encoded by the coding sequence ATGAAAAAAAGATTGTTACTGCTTTCCTTTGTCTGCCTGCTGGCCACCATGCAGGTAGTTATGGCACAAGATGATGTTGTTACCAGCACTGCCAGCACCGATGATCCGGGATATCCTTTGTACCAAACGGGATTTTATACCGGGCTGCGCGGCGGCTACCTCTTAAAAAACAAATCCCTTTGGGATAACCCGCTTTATCACCTGGGCAATGGAATGTTTGCAGAAGTGAACGGTGGCTGGCGGAAGAACGCTTTTGGATGGGAGCTGGCGGTTGGCATGCTCCAAATCAAAAGAAATCATCCGGAAATGCACCGTTTTACCGCCACTGCTGAAGAGGTACTGCGGGGAATGGGTAATTCCGGGCAGTTTAAAAATGCGCTGGACTCTGGTCAGGCAAAAAACGATTATTTTACATTTCCCGAAAGTACCCAGCAGGTAAGCGCCGTTAAAGATTTTAAGGGATACTATCTACTAACCGGCCCCCGCCTCTGGTTTGGGCGACAAAAGCTGCAGGGCTCGGTTTACGCCCAGGGAGGTATTTCCATGAATCGCTTTGGTTATTATTACCTGAAAGGAAATGGGGCGTCTCCGGATCGGTATACCTATAGTTATAACAATACCCTGGTCTCCAGTGCTCCTGTTAACGAGGTGGCTATCGGAAGCCCAACAGTAGGTACGGCCACCGCAAATGTGGAGGGCAATTATGAAAAATATGGCATGAGCAGCGCTTTTTATGATGCTTATAAAGCCAGCGGTGCCGCCAGTCCGGCAGATATTAAAGAAAAAAACAAAATGCAGTTCCTTGCCCGCGGGGGAGCCAGCCTGGAGTTTTTCTTTTCCCCCAAGGTTTCGTTGTCAGCCGGTGTTGACTATTGGTACATTCCTTCCCCTGAAATGAAGGGGCAGGCAGCATCCAACGGTACCGTAAGCGGCAGCATCAATCTCTATAAAACAGATGCCGCCTCCGAACGGGATATGCGTTATTCCGATAAATACACGTTTACCCGGCCCTATACCGAAAAAAAGAACCTCGGCTTTTTAAGTGCCAGCCTGGGCCTGAAGATCTGGCTGGGCAAAAAACGGCCGGTGCCGGTCAATGATCCACCGGTAGTGGTACCGGCGCAACCACCCGCCGATAAAAACCTGGCGGTAAAGGTGATCGACAAACCCACCGGAAAACCGCTGGATGGTGTGAATATCCGGATTGAAAAAGAAGGCGACGAATCTGTTATAGAAACCATGACCCGGGAAGATGGCAGTATCCCCTTACAAAAGGCGCTGGCAACCGGGAATTATAAAATCACCGGGATCAAGAATGGTATTAAAACCACGGAAGCGGCCGTTGCTATTGCTGATTTTTCCGCGCCGGCAGCAACCATTTACCGGGAGCTGATCCATAATGATATCCGGTTTACCCTGGCAGGGAAAACCATCAACAAGGCGGACATGGGCCCACTTCCGTTTATCCAGACCTCTCTCACCAATGTGACCCGCGGCAGCGCGGAGCAGAAAACCTCCGATTCCGTTGGCCGGTTCTATTACCAGCTGGATCAGCAAACGGATTACAACGTCATCGCACAGAACAAGGGCTATTTCTCCAACCGGGAAAAAGTTACCACAAAAGGATTGAACCGTAGCGAAGTGATTTATGTAAACCTGGCGCTGGAAGTGATGGAGCTGAAGAAAGACGCATCCATTGTTTTAAAAGATATTTATTACGATTATAATAAATGGGACATTCGTCCGGATGCCGCCGCCGTACTTGATAACCTGGTAACCACCCTGAAGGAAAATCCCGCGGTTAAAATAGAGTTATCATCCCACACCGATAGCCGCGGTGGTGATGCGTTTAATATGACCTTATCCCGCAAGCGCGCAGAATCAGCCGTGCGCTACCTGGTAAGCAGGGGTATTGCGGCAGACCGCCTGAAGGCAAAGGGTTATGGAGAAAGCCGGTTACTGAACGACTGCGGCAACGATGTGCCTTGCAGCGAGGAGCAACATCAATTGAACCGGCGTACGGAGATAAAAGTGCTGGAGTAA
- a CDS encoding TapB family protein: protein MKTKWVWILLLLAAYKSGSAQCGYYFFQKNKTITIGIFNKKGSSDGKVVYKTTEITASGGNSTAALRSEVFDRKDKSLAVSSGTVQCKGGVLLMDMKMMLAPQQSGQLQSTEASAKGMYLEYPSSLSVGQDLEDGSFEMDMKMATGIPASVSLDITNRNVEAKEKVSTPAGSWDAYKITYQSKMLINMGFGVPFKMETTEWFVPGFGVVRSESKYGKTELISID from the coding sequence ATGAAAACAAAATGGGTGTGGATCCTGCTCCTGCTGGCAGCCTATAAAAGCGGCTCCGCCCAATGCGGGTATTATTTTTTTCAGAAAAACAAAACCATCACCATCGGGATCTTTAATAAAAAAGGGAGCTCCGACGGCAAAGTAGTATATAAAACCACGGAGATAACGGCCAGCGGAGGCAATAGCACCGCGGCATTGCGATCGGAGGTGTTTGACCGTAAAGACAAATCCCTGGCGGTATCTTCCGGTACTGTTCAATGCAAGGGCGGTGTGCTGCTGATGGATATGAAAATGATGCTGGCGCCGCAACAAAGCGGACAATTGCAATCGACGGAAGCCAGTGCCAAAGGCATGTACCTGGAGTATCCTTCCTCTCTCAGTGTTGGACAGGACCTGGAAGACGGCAGTTTTGAAATGGATATGAAGATGGCAACGGGTATCCCGGCTTCTGTATCCCTGGATATAACGAACCGCAACGTGGAAGCAAAGGAAAAGGTGAGTACCCCGGCCGGCAGCTGGGATGCCTATAAGATTACTTACCAGTCAAAAATGCTGATCAACATGGGCTTTGGAGTGCCCTTTAAAATGGAAACAACGGAATGGTTTGTACCGGGATTTGGCGTGGTGCGCTCCGAATCGAAATACGGAAAAACCGAATTGATTTCCATTGATTAG
- the polA gene encoding DNA polymerase I, whose product MEKKLFLLDAYALVFRAYYALIRSPRITSKNKNTNAQFGFTNTLVELINKQKPSHMAVCFDTHALTERHTDYADYKANRQETPEDIMIAVPDIKRIIKGFNIPVIESDGYEADDIIGTLSKKAAAAGYDVFMVTPDKDYGQLVTDKIKIYKPGYQGGDVEIMGPEEVCAKWNIKDVSQVIDVLGLMGDAVDNIPGIAGVGEKTAAKLLAEYETLENVVANADNIKGALGRKVQEGKDLAILSKKLATIITDVPVEFHEEDFQIKDWNKDELKEVFGELEFRTLAKRLLGDEAGELAAPAAKTPASKGLQIDLFGNVIGGAEAAEPLPAETEAASEGFTTLKTIKDTQPVYEAVTGEAAIAELVKELLPVTEICFDTETTNIDANLAELVGMSFSIKAGTGYYIPCPAEQEETKKILALLAPLFEDESKLWIGQNLKYDLLVLKWYGVEPKGKIFDTMLAHYVIEPDGKRSMDQLSAKYLGYEPIHIEELIGKKGKTQGTMRDVEIEKIKDYAAEDADITLQLKEVFEPLLEQRQVRQVFEEVENPLVQVLTNMEFEGIRIDEEFLKNYSKELEKDAAEAEKKVFEIAGVKFNLASPKQLGEVLFERLQLDSSARKTKTGQYQTGEDVLLKLAAKGHAIADQIITFRELTKLRSTYVDALPQLINPKTGRVHTTYGQAVAVTGRLASNNPNLQNIPVRTERGKEIRKAFIPRDERHVLLSADYSQIELRIVAAMSGDPNMVNAFKQGTDIHTATASKVFNVEMEAVTREMRYKSKSVNFGIIYGQGAFGLADNLGISRTEAKGIIDSYKKEFSGIQRYMDDTINFAREHGYVQTLMGRKRWLKDINSSNFTVRGFAERNAINSPIQGTAADMIKLAMQKVYTAMKQEGFKSRMILQVHDELIFDALKEEVHELKPLIIENMQIALPLPFDVPVIAECGEGNNWLEAH is encoded by the coding sequence ATGGAGAAAAAGTTATTTCTGTTAGACGCGTACGCGCTCGTTTTTCGCGCCTATTATGCACTTATCCGCAGTCCCCGCATCACCAGTAAAAATAAAAATACCAATGCCCAGTTCGGGTTTACCAACACCCTGGTAGAGCTGATCAATAAACAAAAGCCCTCCCATATGGCCGTTTGTTTTGATACACACGCCCTTACGGAGCGCCATACGGATTATGCCGATTATAAGGCCAACCGCCAGGAAACACCGGAAGATATCATGATCGCCGTACCGGATATTAAACGTATCATTAAAGGATTTAATATACCGGTGATCGAGTCAGACGGTTACGAAGCGGACGATATCATCGGAACCCTGAGTAAAAAAGCGGCAGCAGCGGGGTACGATGTATTTATGGTAACACCGGATAAGGATTATGGACAGCTGGTTACTGATAAAATAAAGATCTACAAACCCGGTTATCAGGGTGGTGATGTGGAAATTATGGGGCCCGAGGAGGTTTGCGCCAAATGGAATATAAAAGACGTATCGCAGGTGATTGACGTACTGGGACTGATGGGCGATGCCGTTGACAATATCCCCGGGATCGCCGGTGTGGGAGAAAAAACAGCGGCCAAGCTACTGGCGGAATATGAAACCCTGGAAAATGTGGTCGCTAATGCGGACAATATAAAAGGCGCCCTTGGCCGGAAGGTACAGGAGGGTAAGGATCTGGCCATTCTTTCCAAAAAACTGGCTACCATTATTACGGATGTGCCGGTTGAATTTCATGAAGAGGATTTTCAAATCAAGGATTGGAATAAAGACGAATTAAAAGAGGTCTTTGGCGAGCTCGAATTCCGGACACTGGCCAAGCGCCTGCTGGGAGATGAAGCCGGCGAACTGGCTGCCCCGGCAGCAAAAACGCCGGCCAGCAAGGGATTGCAGATAGACTTGTTTGGAAATGTAATCGGCGGAGCGGAAGCAGCGGAGCCGCTGCCTGCGGAAACGGAAGCCGCTTCTGAAGGCTTTACAACCTTAAAAACTATTAAAGATACGCAACCGGTTTATGAAGCCGTAACCGGGGAAGCAGCGATCGCTGAACTGGTAAAAGAATTGCTGCCGGTAACGGAAATCTGTTTTGATACGGAAACCACCAATATCGATGCGAATCTTGCAGAATTGGTGGGCATGAGCTTTTCCATTAAGGCAGGAACCGGGTATTATATTCCCTGCCCGGCCGAACAGGAGGAAACAAAAAAGATACTGGCGTTGCTGGCGCCTTTATTTGAAGATGAAAGCAAGCTTTGGATCGGCCAGAATTTAAAATACGACCTGCTGGTATTAAAATGGTATGGTGTGGAGCCCAAAGGGAAGATCTTTGATACCATGCTGGCCCATTACGTGATTGAACCGGATGGTAAACGGAGTATGGACCAGCTGAGCGCCAAATATCTGGGCTATGAACCCATACATATTGAAGAACTGATCGGCAAAAAAGGGAAGACCCAGGGCACGATGCGGGATGTGGAAATTGAAAAAATAAAAGACTATGCAGCCGAAGATGCCGATATTACCCTGCAGTTGAAAGAAGTGTTTGAACCCCTGTTGGAGCAACGGCAGGTGCGGCAGGTGTTTGAAGAAGTGGAAAACCCGCTGGTACAGGTGCTGACCAATATGGAATTTGAAGGGATCCGCATTGATGAAGAGTTTTTAAAGAACTATTCAAAGGAACTGGAAAAGGATGCTGCCGAAGCAGAAAAAAAAGTATTTGAGATCGCGGGGGTAAAATTTAACCTGGCATCGCCGAAACAACTGGGAGAGGTGCTGTTTGAACGGCTGCAGCTGGACAGCTCGGCCCGAAAGACAAAAACCGGCCAGTACCAGACCGGAGAGGATGTGTTGTTGAAGCTGGCAGCAAAGGGGCATGCCATCGCTGATCAGATCATTACCTTCCGGGAGCTGACCAAACTGCGCTCTACCTACGTGGATGCCCTTCCGCAGCTGATCAACCCCAAAACAGGGCGGGTGCATACCACCTATGGGCAGGCCGTAGCGGTTACCGGCCGGCTGGCCAGCAATAATCCCAATCTTCAGAATATACCCGTACGTACCGAACGGGGTAAAGAGATCCGGAAGGCATTTATTCCGCGTGATGAACGGCATGTATTGTTGTCGGCCGACTACTCGCAGATTGAGCTCCGGATCGTAGCGGCCATGAGCGGTGATCCCAATATGGTCAATGCCTTCAAACAAGGCACTGATATTCATACTGCAACTGCTTCCAAAGTGTTTAATGTGGAGATGGAAGCGGTGACCCGGGAAATGCGCTATAAATCAAAGAGCGTAAACTTCGGAATCATTTATGGTCAGGGCGCTTTCGGCCTGGCGGATAACCTGGGCATTTCCCGTACCGAGGCCAAGGGCATCATCGATAGCTATAAAAAAGAGTTCTCCGGCATCCAGCGGTATATGGACGATACCATCAATTTTGCCCGGGAACACGGCTATGTACAAACCCTGATGGGACGCAAGCGCTGGCTAAAGGATATCAACTCAAGCAATTTTACCGTAAGAGGCTTTGCCGAACGCAACGCCATTAACTCTCCCATCCAGGGAACCGCCGCCGATATGATCAAGCTGGCGATGCAAAAAGTGTATACCGCCATGAAACAAGAAGGCTTCAAAAGCCGGATGATCCTGCAGGTGCATGATGAGTTGATTTTTGATGCGTTAAAAGAGGAAGTACATGAACTAAAACCATTGATCATTGAAAATATGCAGATCGCATTGCCGCTTCCTTTTGATGTACCGGTGATTGCGGAATGCGGAGAGGGTAACAACTGGCTGGAAGCACATTGA